The Bemisia tabaci chromosome 8, PGI_BMITA_v3 genome has a segment encoding these proteins:
- the LOC109040637 gene encoding BTB/POZ domain-containing adapter for CUL3-mediated RhoA degradation protein 3 gives MSGDHKNYIIGNPSQYVKLNVGGSLHYTTIGTLTKHDTMLRAMFSGRMEVLTDSEGWILIDRSGKHFGAILNFLRDGVVPLPDTVKEMAELMAEAKYYCISELSESCDQALKKLEREAEPICRVPLITSLREEQILINSTLKPVVKLLINRHNNKYSYTTASDDNLLKNIELFDKLSLRFSGRVLFIKDVIGSSEICCWSFYGHCKKVSEVCCTSIVYATDKKHTKVEFPEARIYEETLNILLYENRNAPDQELMQATSSRGAVAGMSSYTSDEEEERSGLARLRSNKQNNPSSV, from the exons ATGTCAGGTGATCACAAAAACTACATTATAGGTAATCCATCTCAATACGTTAAATTGAATGTTGGTGGCTCTTTACACTATACAACTATCGGAACACTCACCAAACATGACACCATGCTCAGAGCTATGTTTAGTGGGCGGATGGAAGTGTTGACTGACTCAGAAG GTTGGATTTTAATTGATCGTTCTGGCAAACATTTTGGagcaattttaaactttttacgTGACGGAGTTGTGCCTCTTCCTGACACTGTCAAAGAAATGGCTGAGCTGATGGCTGAAGCAAAGTACTACTGCATTTCTGAATTATCTGAATCATGCGACCAAGCACTAAAAAAACTTGAAAGGGAGGCGGAACCAATTTGTCGTGTGCCGCTGATTACATCCCTTCGAGAAGAACAGATTTTAATCAACTCTACCCTCAAA ccAGTCGTGAAATTACTGATTAATCGCCACAACAATAAGTACTCATACACCAC AGCGTCAGACGACAACTTACTGAAAAACATTGAGCTTTTTGACAAGCTTTCCTTAAGATTCAGTGGACGAGTTCTTTTTATAAAGGATGTCATTGGCTCGAGTGAAATTTGTTGCTGGAGCTTCTATGGTCACTGTAAAAAAGTATCTGAAGTTTGTTGCACTTCAATTGTATACGCTACGGATAAGAAACACACCAAA GTTGAATTCCCTGAGGCACGAATCTACGAGGAAACGTTGAATATTCTCCTGTATGAAAACAGAAATGCCCCTGATCAGGAGCTAATGCAAGCAACATCATCACGGGGCGCTGTCGCAGGCATGTCATCTTACACCAGtgatgaagaagaggaaagatCTGGCCTTGCTCGACTTCGTTCCAATAAGCAGAACAATCCATCATCGGTATAA